In a single window of the Amycolatopsis sp. cg5 genome:
- a CDS encoding DUF1353 domain-containing protein, which translates to MPFEGELIVQELDDTSWLLVAPLVYEGNSELFNLDPGFVTDFASVPRCLVWLVPRYGVYSKSAVLHDYLCGRRDISRADADGLFRRSMRELGVAFVRRWMMWAGVRGASKLAGAGAGEVLLWLLVAIPSLIFVLIPGLLIIAWLFLFWLVELLWFVLLKPVSTKPVPQPRLWMKT; encoded by the coding sequence ATGCCTTTCGAAGGTGAATTGATCGTCCAGGAGCTCGACGACACGTCATGGCTGCTCGTCGCGCCACTGGTTTATGAAGGCAATAGTGAGTTGTTCAATCTGGATCCGGGTTTCGTCACCGATTTCGCGTCGGTGCCGAGGTGCCTGGTGTGGCTGGTGCCGAGGTACGGCGTCTACTCGAAATCGGCCGTGCTGCACGACTATCTGTGCGGGCGGCGTGACATCAGCCGCGCCGACGCCGATGGGCTTTTCCGGCGGTCGATGCGGGAACTCGGGGTCGCGTTCGTGCGCCGCTGGATGATGTGGGCGGGGGTGCGGGGCGCGTCGAAACTGGCGGGCGCCGGTGCGGGAGAAGTGTTGCTGTGGCTGCTGGTCGCCATCCCTTCACTGATTTTCGTGCTCATTCCGGGGCTGCTGATCATCGCGTGGCTTTTCTTGTTCTGGCTCGTCGAGCTGCTCTGGTTCGTGCTGCTCAAACCGGTGAGCACAAAGCCGGTGCCGCAGCCGAGGTTGTGGATGAAGACGTGA
- a CDS encoding ABC transporter permease, which translates to MLAFLARRVLGAVVILLIISAITFLLFFAVPGNEVAALSCGKSCTPVLVEQIRRDLGLDQPVWQQYLVFVGGIFAGRVIGDKPCDAPCLGYSFVNKEPVLDTVLDRLPVTISLAIGAVVLFLIFGVGLGMLAALRKGKLADKISMVFALLGGSMQIYVMAPFFLYLFVYSSDLLPRPTYTSFFDSPAQWVTGLILPWTCLAIIHTAYYARLTRSSMVDVLNEDYIRTVRAKGLSTREVYVKHAFRGAMSPIATILGLDIAVLFAGAIITETSFGLIGVGQLAVNSVFASDLPMMMGVVLLAATAVVVANIVVDIVYAVIDPRIKVA; encoded by the coding sequence ATGTTGGCTTTCCTGGCACGCAGGGTGCTGGGCGCCGTGGTCATCCTGTTGATCATCAGCGCCATCACCTTCCTGCTCTTCTTCGCCGTACCCGGCAACGAGGTCGCCGCGCTGTCCTGTGGCAAGTCCTGCACCCCGGTGCTGGTCGAGCAGATCCGCCGTGACCTCGGGCTGGACCAGCCGGTCTGGCAGCAGTACCTGGTCTTCGTCGGCGGCATCTTCGCCGGGCGGGTCATCGGCGACAAGCCGTGCGACGCGCCCTGCCTCGGCTACTCCTTCGTCAACAAGGAGCCGGTGCTCGACACGGTGCTCGACCGCCTGCCGGTGACGATCTCACTGGCCATCGGCGCCGTGGTGCTGTTCCTCATCTTCGGCGTCGGGCTGGGCATGCTCGCCGCGCTGCGCAAGGGAAAGCTCGCCGACAAGATCTCGATGGTCTTCGCGCTGCTCGGCGGCTCGATGCAGATCTACGTGATGGCGCCGTTCTTCCTCTACCTCTTCGTGTACAGCTCGGACCTGCTGCCCAGGCCGACGTACACGTCCTTCTTCGACAGCCCGGCCCAATGGGTGACCGGGCTGATCCTGCCGTGGACCTGTCTCGCGATCATCCACACCGCGTACTACGCGCGGCTGACGCGATCGTCCATGGTGGACGTGCTCAACGAGGACTACATCAGAACGGTGCGCGCCAAGGGATTGAGCACCAGAGAGGTGTACGTCAAGCACGCGTTCCGCGGCGCGATGAGTCCTATCGCGACGATCCTCGGGCTCGACATCGCGGTGCTGTTCGCCGGTGCGATCATCACCGAGACCTCGTTCGGCCTGATCGGTGTCGGCCAGCTCGCGGTGAACTCCGTGTTCGCCTCCGACCTGCCGATGATGATGGGCGTGGTGCTGCTCGCCGCGACCGCCGTGGTGGTGGCCAACATCGTCGTCGACATCGTCTACGCCGTGATCGACCCGCGAATCAAGGTGGCGTGA
- a CDS encoding CHAT domain-containing protein: MLDSAEPVPHGDWLVTRIRLLISLAYFSRDITGTEMAQAEIESVWPLITQVDDVRLRSELSGSVHHNQALMLLGIGRNDEGIGYLDKSIELQRAGLAVADDQAAVLDRYLKSLFSRGVARMRAGDIRGAREDLTHAIALGEERGALSQAADSRRQLGTLELRMGDVPTALRRYAESEQFYREQGLAVPVFLRMGQAEALLTAGLAGEAGAYFDEVLPAMREQRGFTTYLSTAELLRATAALLNDELGLAREMADSARKGMVRWGCQTCAADAAIIGLRADVREALRSGDLSPSLTARALRIAKSMPARLADRAASARMLAARLEIRRSNLRRAAELLRGIPRPARLTPIDYRMLRRLCRAELAAGQGDRAKAFAEIRAGLGELDRVRDRMGGLELVSGTALHGRELAGLAVKLVLDGGTARRVFDWLERTRAQTHRYEPIAGADDPEVAERIAEMRGLDQAIHQAQHLGHPTAALRAKYTERLRESHRLGWDAGRWGKPRPVATVNEVAESLGERALVSFAVSDDEVVAVVVADGAVRLVRLGSAKPAAESARRLNVDLNALAPDHLPPMLVDAVMGSARRQAELLDAQLIRPLTMLGHRELVIVPTGALYGVPWGVLPSLQSRPTVVAPSATAWLAAEHTRVQRARKIILARGPDLPAARGEIDKLATHHQGARLLSGARATVKSVLRALDGSKLAHIAAHGAHEPENALFSRLELADGALFAHEIAGLKQPPRQVVLAACELALNRIRPGDEALGFASALLASGSRTVIAPLSRVGDQAAAAAMDDYHRGLANSTSPASALADAIGADPFRRPFVCLGAG; encoded by the coding sequence ATGTTGGACTCCGCCGAGCCGGTGCCGCATGGCGATTGGCTGGTCACCCGGATCCGGTTGCTCATCTCACTTGCTTACTTCTCCCGGGATATCACCGGCACGGAGATGGCGCAGGCCGAGATCGAGAGCGTATGGCCGCTGATCACGCAGGTTGACGATGTGCGGCTGCGTTCCGAGCTCAGCGGATCGGTCCACCACAACCAGGCACTGATGTTGCTCGGGATCGGGCGCAACGACGAGGGCATCGGATACCTCGACAAATCGATCGAACTGCAGCGGGCGGGCCTGGCCGTGGCCGACGACCAGGCAGCCGTACTCGATCGCTACCTGAAGTCGCTGTTCAGCCGCGGGGTGGCGCGTATGCGCGCCGGTGACATCCGAGGAGCGCGCGAAGACCTGACCCATGCCATCGCACTCGGGGAAGAGCGAGGCGCGCTTTCGCAGGCCGCCGATTCCCGCCGCCAGCTCGGCACGCTGGAATTGCGTATGGGCGATGTTCCGACGGCCTTGCGACGCTATGCCGAAAGCGAGCAGTTCTACCGGGAACAGGGCCTCGCGGTCCCGGTCTTCCTGCGCATGGGCCAGGCCGAGGCACTACTGACGGCAGGCTTGGCGGGCGAAGCGGGCGCGTACTTCGACGAGGTCTTGCCCGCGATGCGCGAACAACGCGGTTTCACGACCTATCTCTCGACCGCGGAGCTGCTGCGTGCCACTGCCGCGTTGCTGAACGACGAGCTGGGCCTGGCACGGGAGATGGCGGACTCCGCGCGCAAGGGCATGGTCCGCTGGGGATGTCAGACGTGTGCCGCGGACGCGGCGATCATCGGTCTGCGTGCGGACGTGCGGGAGGCGTTGCGCTCGGGCGACCTGTCGCCGTCGCTGACCGCGCGGGCGTTGCGGATCGCGAAGTCCATGCCCGCGAGGCTCGCCGACCGCGCCGCGTCGGCCAGGATGCTGGCGGCCCGGCTCGAGATCCGGCGGAGTAATCTCCGGCGGGCCGCCGAGTTGCTGCGCGGGATCCCACGTCCGGCAAGGCTCACTCCCATCGACTACCGCATGCTGCGCCGCCTCTGCCGTGCGGAGCTCGCCGCAGGGCAAGGTGATCGGGCCAAGGCGTTCGCCGAGATCCGCGCCGGGCTCGGCGAGCTGGACCGGGTCCGAGACCGGATGGGCGGGCTTGAATTGGTGTCCGGCACCGCGCTGCACGGCCGTGAACTCGCCGGGCTGGCCGTGAAGCTGGTGCTGGACGGCGGCACGGCTAGGCGCGTATTCGACTGGCTGGAGCGGACCAGGGCGCAGACCCACCGTTATGAGCCGATCGCCGGTGCCGACGATCCCGAGGTAGCCGAGCGGATCGCCGAGATGCGGGGTCTCGACCAGGCGATCCATCAGGCACAACACCTCGGGCATCCGACGGCCGCGCTGCGGGCGAAGTACACGGAACGGCTGCGTGAGTCGCATCGGCTTGGCTGGGACGCGGGGCGCTGGGGCAAACCGCGTCCGGTCGCGACGGTGAATGAGGTCGCCGAGTCGCTGGGGGAGCGCGCGCTGGTGAGCTTCGCGGTGTCCGACGACGAAGTGGTGGCCGTCGTGGTCGCCGACGGCGCCGTGCGGCTGGTGCGCCTCGGATCCGCGAAACCGGCCGCCGAGAGCGCGCGCAGGCTCAATGTCGACCTCAACGCGCTCGCTCCCGACCATCTGCCGCCCATGCTCGTCGACGCCGTCATGGGGTCGGCGCGCAGGCAGGCCGAGCTGCTCGACGCTCAGCTGATCCGCCCGCTGACCATGCTCGGGCATCGCGAACTCGTCATCGTGCCGACCGGCGCGCTTTACGGTGTCCCGTGGGGAGTTCTGCCGAGCCTGCAGTCGCGGCCGACGGTGGTCGCCCCGTCGGCGACGGCCTGGCTCGCCGCCGAACACACCCGCGTCCAGCGTGCGCGCAAGATCATTCTCGCCCGTGGGCCCGATCTGCCCGCCGCGCGCGGTGAGATCGACAAGCTCGCCACGCATCACCAGGGCGCGCGGTTGCTGTCCGGTGCACGGGCGACGGTGAAGTCCGTGCTGCGGGCGCTCGACGGTTCCAAGCTCGCGCACATCGCGGCGCACGGCGCCCACGAACCCGAGAACGCCTTGTTCTCCCGGCTCGAACTGGCCGACGGGGCCTTGTTCGCGCACGAGATCGCCGGTCTCAAACAGCCGCCGCGCCAAGTCGTGCTCGCCGCGTGCGAACTCGCGCTCAACCGCATCCGGCCGGGGGACGAGGCGCTCGGGTTCGCCAGCGCGCTGCTCGCCAGCGGTTCGCGCACGGTCATCGCGCCGCTCAGCCGTGTCGGCGATCAAGCCGCCGCGGCCGCCATGGACGACTACCACCGCGGCCTCGCCAATTCCACCTCACCCGCCTCCGCACTAGCCGACGCCATCGGCGCCGACCCGTTCCGCCGCCCCTTCGTTTGCCTGGGCGCCGGCTGA
- a CDS encoding ABC transporter substrate-binding protein: MKPKKIVGVAMAASLLVGGCSAGGQNSGSTDAPKNEVSKVSLDKDGSQSKGPAKEVPGSRKGGTITALWRQDQVHYDPGQMQTSPDQTISELISRRLTMYKIDGDKTTLVGDLATNTGESTDGGKTWKYTLKDGIKHSDGTPIVAADFKWAVERSFYEKYNRGFPYIQTWLADSEEFSKVYNGPYDGKELGNDKIEVPDEKTIIFKLPKPHPDFPFAAALGTTVPVQKAKDSKEGLDANPPTSGPYKIAAHEVDKSLKLVKNEFWDPNTDPIRHQFVDGFTINFGPLPPEITDRLTAGAGDDKNATALYHSVPAERIDQVMNDPKLKAQVLDVATSASEVYSINTTRITDVNVRKALLTAFPKEQARQTNGGPFYGDLSTTLGSPANLGWKKYDLPGITDVNPKGDPEKAKKMLTDAGKLGQSISFGYSQQPNREKEALAIADGLEKAGFKVEKIPMQPKTFNDARDTVNNNLDLYWSSWAADWPTGVTVYPEIYDGRKIGDGRPNNSHFNDPEINKEIDRILAIDDPIKQGDEFAKLDSKIMEKVPAIPYAYTRRLIMSGTNIGGASVDTHGVLNFANLFLKS; this comes from the coding sequence ATGAAACCGAAGAAGATCGTCGGCGTCGCGATGGCCGCGTCGCTGCTCGTCGGCGGCTGCAGCGCCGGTGGCCAGAATTCGGGGAGCACCGACGCGCCCAAGAACGAGGTCAGCAAAGTCTCCCTCGACAAGGACGGGTCCCAGTCGAAGGGCCCGGCCAAGGAAGTGCCCGGCTCGCGCAAGGGCGGCACGATCACCGCGCTGTGGCGCCAGGACCAGGTCCACTACGACCCGGGCCAGATGCAGACCTCGCCGGACCAGACCATCTCCGAGCTGATCTCGCGCCGCCTGACCATGTACAAGATCGACGGCGACAAGACGACGCTGGTCGGCGACCTGGCCACCAACACCGGCGAGTCGACCGACGGCGGCAAGACCTGGAAGTACACGCTGAAGGACGGCATCAAGCACTCCGACGGCACCCCGATCGTGGCGGCGGACTTCAAGTGGGCCGTCGAGCGGTCGTTCTACGAGAAGTACAACCGCGGCTTCCCGTACATCCAGACCTGGCTGGCCGACTCGGAAGAGTTCTCGAAGGTCTACAACGGACCGTACGACGGCAAGGAACTCGGGAACGACAAGATCGAGGTTCCCGACGAGAAGACCATCATCTTCAAGCTGCCCAAGCCGCACCCGGACTTCCCGTTCGCCGCGGCGCTCGGCACCACCGTCCCGGTGCAGAAGGCCAAGGACAGCAAGGAAGGCCTCGACGCCAACCCGCCGACCAGCGGCCCGTACAAGATCGCGGCGCACGAGGTCGACAAGTCGCTGAAGCTCGTCAAGAACGAGTTCTGGGACCCGAACACCGACCCGATCCGGCACCAGTTCGTCGACGGCTTCACCATCAACTTCGGCCCGCTGCCCCCGGAGATCACCGACCGCCTGACCGCGGGCGCCGGCGACGACAAGAACGCCACCGCGCTGTACCACTCGGTCCCGGCCGAGCGCATCGACCAGGTGATGAACGACCCGAAGCTCAAGGCGCAGGTGCTCGACGTGGCCACCTCGGCGTCCGAGGTCTACTCGATCAACACCACCCGCATCACCGACGTGAACGTGCGCAAGGCGCTGCTCACCGCGTTCCCGAAGGAGCAGGCGCGCCAGACCAACGGCGGCCCGTTCTACGGCGACCTGTCGACCACGCTCGGCTCGCCCGCCAACCTCGGCTGGAAGAAGTACGACCTGCCCGGCATCACCGACGTCAACCCCAAGGGTGACCCGGAGAAGGCCAAGAAGATGCTGACCGACGCAGGCAAGCTCGGCCAGTCGATCTCCTTCGGCTACAGCCAGCAGCCCAACCGGGAAAAGGAAGCCCTCGCCATCGCGGACGGCCTGGAGAAGGCAGGCTTCAAGGTCGAGAAGATCCCGATGCAGCCGAAGACGTTCAACGACGCCCGCGACACGGTCAACAACAACCTGGACCTGTACTGGTCCTCGTGGGCCGCTGACTGGCCGACCGGCGTGACCGTCTACCCGGAGATCTACGACGGCCGCAAGATCGGCGACGGCCGCCCGAACAACTCGCACTTCAACGACCCGGAGATCAACAAGGAGATCGACCGCATCCTCGCGATCGACGACCCGATCAAGCAGGGCGACGAGTTCGCGAAGCTCGACTCGAAGATCATGGAGAAGGTCCCGGCGATCCCGTACGCCTACACGCGACGCCTCATCATGTCCGGCACGAACATCGGCGGCGCGTCCGTCGACACGCACGGCGTGCTGAACTTCGCGAACCTCTTCCTGAAGTCCTGA
- a CDS encoding ABC transporter ATP-binding protein produces the protein MTSPLLEASDLTMHFPVRGGAIFKRRVGSVQAVDGIDLTVHEGESFGLVGESGCGKSTTGRLLARLLEPTAGKITYAGRDITHSSRKELAPIRSEIQMIFQDPYSSLNPRHTVGSIVAGPMEVNNIDPPGGRKKRVQELLETVGLNPEHYNRYPHEFSGGQRQRIGVARALALEPRLIIADEPVSALDVSIQAQVVNLLQRLQRDLGIAFVFIAHDLAIVRHFSQRIAVMYLGKIVEVADRADLYGNPQHPYTHALLSSVPEADPDSEAHRERIRLTGDVPSPINPPSGCRFRTRCWKAQDICASEEPPLTQLTSATSGHLAACHFPESRQVVPETD, from the coding sequence ATGACCTCGCCCCTGCTCGAGGCGTCCGACCTCACCATGCACTTCCCGGTCCGCGGCGGAGCGATCTTCAAGCGCCGCGTCGGTTCCGTGCAGGCCGTGGACGGCATCGACCTGACGGTCCACGAAGGCGAATCCTTCGGCCTGGTCGGCGAATCCGGCTGCGGCAAGTCGACCACCGGCCGCCTGCTCGCCCGCCTCCTCGAACCGACCGCGGGCAAGATCACCTACGCCGGCCGCGACATCACCCACTCGTCCCGCAAGGAACTCGCCCCGATCCGGTCCGAGATCCAGATGATCTTCCAGGACCCGTACTCGTCGCTGAACCCCCGCCACACGGTCGGTTCCATCGTCGCGGGCCCCATGGAGGTCAACAACATCGACCCGCCGGGCGGCCGCAAGAAGCGCGTCCAGGAGCTGCTGGAGACGGTCGGCCTCAACCCCGAGCACTACAACCGTTACCCCCACGAGTTCTCCGGCGGCCAGCGCCAGCGCATCGGCGTCGCCAGGGCACTGGCACTCGAACCCCGCCTCATCATCGCGGACGAGCCAGTGTCCGCATTGGACGTTTCCATCCAGGCCCAGGTCGTCAACCTCTTGCAGCGCCTGCAAAGGGACCTCGGCATCGCGTTCGTCTTCATCGCCCACGACCTCGCGATCGTCCGCCACTTCTCCCAGCGCATCGCGGTCATGTACCTCGGCAAGATCGTGGAGGTCGCCGACCGCGCCGACCTCTACGGCAACCCGCAGCACCCGTACACCCACGCACTCCTGTCCTCGGTCCCCGAAGCCGACCCGGACAGCGAGGCCCACCGCGAGCGCATCCGGCTCACCGGCGACGTCCCGTCCCCGATCAACCCGCCCTCCGGCTGCCGTTTCCGCACCCGCTGCTGGAAAGCCCAGGACATCTGCGCCTCGGAGGAACCTCCGCTGACGCAGCTCACCTCGGCCACCTCGGGTCACCTGGCCGCCTGCCACTTCCCCGAGTCACGCCAGGTCGTCCCCGAGACCGACTGA
- the dmpG gene encoding 4-hydroxy-2-oxovalerate aldolase: MKPEFEHDVRIVDTTLRDGSHAMAHQFTETQVRDTVRALDGAGVGVIEVTHGDGLGGSSFNYGFSRTDELKLIAAARDEARRAKIAVLLVPGIGTADDLRRARDAGADMVRVATHCTEADVSPQHFGVARELGMETAGFLMMAHRTPPENLAKQARIMVDAGCQAAYVTDSAGALLMHEAKDRFDALVAEVGDEAWVGYHGHQNLSLGVANSVLAYQAGVRYIDGSLCALGAGSGNSPTEVLAAVFDRMGIETGLDVLGVISAAEEVVRPYLHRWPKMDRNAIVQGWAGVYSSFLLHAERAAERYKVPAHEILRECGDLGLVGGQEDMIIDVAIRLAAENM; this comes from the coding sequence ATTCGAGCACGACGTCAGGATCGTCGACACGACCCTGCGCGACGGCAGTCACGCGATGGCGCACCAGTTCACCGAAACCCAGGTGCGCGACACCGTCCGCGCGCTCGACGGCGCCGGGGTCGGCGTTATCGAGGTGACCCATGGTGACGGGCTCGGCGGCTCGTCCTTCAATTACGGCTTCTCCCGCACCGACGAACTGAAGCTCATCGCGGCCGCCCGCGACGAGGCGCGGAGGGCCAAGATCGCGGTGCTGCTGGTGCCCGGCATCGGCACCGCCGATGATCTTCGCCGGGCGCGCGACGCCGGCGCCGACATGGTCAGGGTCGCCACCCACTGCACCGAGGCCGACGTCTCGCCCCAGCATTTCGGGGTCGCCCGCGAGCTGGGGATGGAGACCGCCGGGTTCCTGATGATGGCGCACCGCACGCCGCCGGAGAACCTGGCGAAGCAGGCCCGGATCATGGTCGACGCCGGCTGCCAGGCCGCCTACGTCACCGACTCGGCAGGTGCGCTGCTCATGCACGAGGCGAAGGACCGCTTCGACGCGCTCGTCGCCGAGGTCGGCGACGAGGCCTGGGTCGGCTATCACGGCCACCAGAATCTGTCACTCGGTGTAGCCAATTCGGTACTCGCGTACCAGGCAGGCGTCCGCTACATCGACGGGTCGCTCTGCGCGCTCGGCGCGGGCTCGGGCAATTCGCCTACCGAAGTGCTCGCCGCGGTATTCGACCGGATGGGTATCGAAACCGGCCTCGACGTGCTCGGCGTGATCAGTGCCGCCGAGGAGGTCGTGCGCCCCTACCTGCATCGATGGCCCAAAATGGACCGCAACGCGATCGTGCAGGGCTGGGCGGGCGTCTACTCGAGCTTCCTGCTGCACGCCGAGCGCGCGGCCGAGCGGTACAAGGTGCCCGCGCACGAAATCCTGCGCGAGTGCGGTGACCTGGGCCTGGTCGGCGGGCAGGAGGACATGATCATCGACGTCGCGATCCGGCTGGCCGCCGAAAACATGTAA
- a CDS encoding ABC transporter permease produces MSELFSAEVTPAAVAEVTTTGVKKPPPGRSPGQLAWRRFRRDKAGVISACVVLFYFVIGLGAPVISWLYGKDPYTHYGLDRPGLLTDTGIPVKPNGGIDGEFWFGLEPKLGRDVLMQLVYGIRTSLLIALVVVFIVTAFGAIVGITAGYLGGKADYFIGRVIDVLLAIPSTLFYLAFMPIALALFIAPGKEAPIWLRVVSLVLVLSVFGWTRVARLLRGQVLSLREREFIEAARVSGAGSRRIIFKELLPNLITPILIVATLDVPAMVTTEAALSYLGVGMVEPTPDWGRMIHDGGDYIKADITYLTFPGIALIIFVLAFNMLGDSVRDALDPKSHR; encoded by the coding sequence GTGTCCGAGCTGTTTTCCGCCGAGGTGACGCCTGCCGCCGTCGCCGAGGTGACCACCACAGGTGTCAAAAAGCCACCACCAGGCCGTTCACCAGGGCAACTCGCCTGGCGCAGGTTCCGCCGCGACAAAGCGGGCGTGATCTCGGCCTGCGTCGTGCTCTTCTACTTCGTCATCGGCCTCGGCGCCCCGGTCATCTCCTGGCTGTACGGCAAGGATCCGTACACCCACTACGGCCTCGACCGGCCAGGCCTGCTGACCGACACCGGCATCCCGGTGAAGCCCAACGGCGGCATCGACGGCGAGTTCTGGTTCGGCCTGGAACCCAAGCTGGGCCGTGACGTGCTGATGCAGCTGGTCTACGGCATCCGGACCTCGCTGCTGATCGCGCTGGTCGTGGTCTTCATCGTCACCGCGTTCGGCGCCATCGTCGGCATCACCGCCGGCTACCTGGGCGGCAAGGCCGACTACTTCATCGGCCGGGTCATCGACGTGCTGCTGGCGATCCCGTCGACCCTGTTCTACCTGGCGTTCATGCCGATCGCGCTCGCGCTGTTCATCGCGCCGGGCAAGGAGGCGCCGATCTGGCTGCGGGTCGTCTCGCTGGTGCTGGTGCTCTCGGTCTTCGGCTGGACGAGAGTCGCGCGGCTGCTGCGCGGCCAGGTGCTCTCGCTGCGGGAGCGCGAGTTCATCGAGGCCGCGCGCGTGTCCGGCGCCGGTTCGCGGCGGATCATCTTCAAGGAACTGCTGCCGAACCTGATCACGCCGATCCTGATCGTGGCGACGCTGGACGTGCCCGCGATGGTGACCACCGAGGCCGCGCTGTCCTACCTGGGCGTCGGCATGGTCGAGCCGACGCCCGACTGGGGCCGGATGATCCACGACGGCGGCGACTACATCAAGGCCGACATCACCTATCTGACCTTCCCGGGCATCGCGCTCATCATCTTCGTGCTCGCCTTCAACATGCTCGGGGATTCCGTCCGCGACGCGCTCGACCCGAAGTCACACCGTTAA
- a CDS encoding ABC transporter ATP-binding protein, whose translation MTLLSVRDLKVHFSTEDGVVKAVDGLSFDLVKGRTLGIVGESGSGKSVSNMAILGLHNPEKTEIGGEILFDGIDLTSASESSMRKLRGNRISMIFQDPLTSLSPYYTIGEQIAETYRRHTGASKRDARKRAADMLGKVGIPAKRASDYPHQFSGGMRQRAMIAIALCCDPDLLIADEPTTALDVTVQAQILDLLRELQSEFDTSIILITHDMGVVAQMADDVLVMYAGRSVERGSVREVLKTPSHPYSWGLLASIPHLTGDVDVPLVPVRGTPPSLIDLPAGCPFNPRCDHVGRVPGNLCTTERPLLSLDLKHAAACHLSTEDKEALR comes from the coding sequence ATGACCCTGCTCTCCGTGCGCGATCTCAAGGTGCACTTCTCCACAGAGGACGGCGTGGTCAAGGCCGTCGACGGGTTGTCCTTCGACCTGGTCAAGGGCCGCACCCTCGGCATCGTCGGCGAGTCCGGCTCCGGCAAGAGCGTGTCGAACATGGCCATCCTCGGGCTGCACAACCCCGAGAAGACCGAGATCGGCGGCGAGATCCTCTTCGACGGCATCGACCTGACGTCGGCCTCGGAGTCCTCGATGCGCAAGCTTCGCGGCAACCGCATCTCGATGATCTTCCAGGACCCGCTGACCTCGCTTTCGCCGTATTACACGATCGGCGAGCAGATCGCCGAGACCTACCGCAGGCACACCGGAGCGTCCAAAAGGGACGCTCGCAAGCGCGCCGCCGACATGCTCGGCAAGGTCGGCATCCCGGCCAAGCGCGCCTCGGACTACCCGCACCAGTTCTCCGGCGGCATGCGCCAGCGCGCGATGATCGCGATCGCCCTGTGCTGTGACCCCGACCTGCTCATCGCCGACGAGCCGACCACCGCGCTCGACGTCACCGTCCAGGCCCAGATCCTCGACCTGCTGCGCGAGCTGCAGAGCGAGTTCGACACCTCGATCATCCTGATCACCCACGACATGGGCGTGGTCGCGCAGATGGCCGACGACGTGCTCGTGATGTACGCGGGCCGCTCGGTCGAGCGCGGCAGCGTGCGCGAGGTGCTGAAGACACCATCGCACCCCTACAGCTGGGGCCTGCTCGCCTCGATCCCGCACCTCACCGGCGACGTTGACGTTCCGCTGGTCCCGGTGCGCGGCACCCCGCCGAGCCTGATCGACCTGCCGGCAGGCTGCCCCTTCAACCCGCGATGCGACCACGTCGGCCGCGTACCCGGAAACCTGTGCACCACGGAGCGTCCCCTCTTGTCCCTTGACCTCAAGCACGCCGCGGCCTGCCACCTGTCCACAGAGGACAAGGAGGCGCTGCGATGA